In Pseudomonas lalkuanensis, the following are encoded in one genomic region:
- the fdxA gene encoding ferredoxin FdxA, translating to MTFVVTDNCIKCKYTDCVEVCPVDCFYEGPNFLVIHPDECIDCALCEPECPAQAIFSEDEVPEDMQEFIELNRDLAEVWPNITEKKDALADAEEWDGVKGKLEHLER from the coding sequence ATGACCTTCGTCGTCACCGACAACTGCATCAAATGCAAATACACCGACTGTGTGGAAGTCTGTCCGGTGGACTGCTTCTACGAAGGCCCGAACTTCCTGGTCATTCACCCGGATGAGTGCATCGACTGTGCACTGTGCGAGCCGGAATGCCCGGCGCAAGCCATCTTCTCCGAGGATGAAGTGCCTGAGGACATGCAGGAGTTCATCGAGCTGAACCGTGATCTGGCTGAGGTCTGGCCGAACATCACCGAGAAGAAGGATGCCTTGGCCGACGCCGAAGAATGGGACGGCGTCAAAGGCAAGCTGGAGCATCTGGAGCGCTGA
- the rpoS gene encoding RNA polymerase sigma factor RpoS — protein MALNKEAPEFDVDDELLILEPGVILDEALSEENDAPLPTAKSRHSSSPKQHKYIDYSRALDATQLYLNEIGFSPLLTPEEEVHFARLAQRGDPAGRKRMIESNLRLVVKIARRYVNRGLSLLDLIEEGNLGLIRAVEKFDPERGFRFSTYATWWIRQTIERAIMNQTRTIRLPIHVVKELNVYLRAARELTHKLDHEPSPEEIANLLEKPVDEVKRMLGLNERVTSVDVSLGPDSDKTLLDTLTDDRPTDPCELLQDDDLSQSIDQWLSELTDKQREVVVRRFGLRGHESCTLEEVGQEIGLTRERVRQIQVEALKRLREILEKNGLSSDALFQ, from the coding sequence ATGGCACTCAATAAAGAAGCGCCGGAGTTTGACGTCGATGACGAACTGCTCATTCTCGAGCCGGGCGTCATTTTGGATGAAGCGTTGAGCGAGGAGAACGACGCGCCTCTGCCCACCGCGAAATCCCGGCATTCGAGCTCACCCAAGCAGCACAAGTACATCGACTACAGCCGCGCACTCGACGCGACCCAGCTTTACCTCAACGAAATCGGCTTTTCCCCCCTGCTGACCCCGGAAGAAGAAGTGCACTTCGCGCGCCTTGCGCAGCGTGGTGATCCTGCCGGGCGCAAGCGCATGATCGAAAGCAACCTCCGCCTTGTGGTGAAGATCGCGCGACGTTACGTCAATCGCGGATTGTCGCTGCTCGACCTGATCGAGGAGGGCAACCTCGGCCTGATCCGCGCGGTTGAAAAGTTCGATCCCGAACGGGGCTTCCGATTCTCTACCTACGCGACCTGGTGGATCCGTCAAACCATTGAACGGGCCATCATGAACCAGACCCGGACCATCCGCCTGCCGATCCATGTGGTCAAGGAACTCAACGTCTACCTGCGGGCTGCACGTGAGTTGACCCACAAGCTGGATCACGAGCCCTCGCCTGAAGAAATCGCCAACCTGCTGGAAAAGCCGGTGGACGAGGTCAAGCGCATGCTCGGTCTCAACGAACGGGTGACTTCGGTGGATGTGTCCCTCGGCCCGGATTCCGACAAGACCCTGTTGGACACTCTGACCGATGATCGTCCCACCGACCCTTGCGAGCTGTTGCAGGATGACGATCTCTCGCAAAGCATCGATCAGTGGCTGTCCGAACTGACCGACAAGCAACGCGAAGTCGTGGTGCGTCGATTTGGCCTGCGTGGGCATGAGAGCTGCACGCTCGAGGAAGTGGGCCAGGAGATCGGTCTGACCCGCGAGCGGGTGCGGCAGATTCAGGTCGAAGCGCTGAAGCGTCTTCGGGAAATCCTGGAGAAGAATGGCCTGTCCAGTGACGCGCTGTTCCAGTAG
- a CDS encoding peptidoglycan DD-metalloendopeptidase family protein: MAIRQWIRMGNGLTWLPALAAGILLGGCSSTQKDGVNVVDRNHPGSTSAPQRQPVTSGQYRVQRGDTLYSIAFRFGWDWKALAARNGIPAPYVIRPGQIIRFDGQPGQARPTAVATAPVVANPRTGSSTSTRPPVQTQQPVVRPQTSAPQPVVTTPVTPSNTSTTRSAAGWVWPANGPLIGRFSSNGSLNKGIDIAGELGQPVLAASDGSVVYAGSGLRGYGELVIIKHSDTYVSAYGHNRRLLVREGQQVKVGQTIAEMGSTGTDRVKLHFEIRRQGKPVDPLQYLPRR; this comes from the coding sequence ATGGCCATTCGGCAGTGGATTCGCATGGGGAATGGGCTCACCTGGTTGCCCGCGCTAGCCGCTGGCATCCTGCTGGGCGGCTGTTCCAGCACCCAGAAAGACGGTGTAAACGTGGTCGACCGCAATCACCCGGGATCGACCTCTGCGCCGCAACGGCAACCCGTCACCAGTGGTCAGTACCGCGTGCAGCGTGGCGATACGCTCTATTCCATCGCATTTCGCTTCGGCTGGGACTGGAAGGCCCTCGCTGCGCGCAATGGCATCCCTGCTCCCTACGTGATTCGCCCAGGCCAGATCATCCGTTTCGATGGACAGCCGGGCCAGGCGCGTCCGACTGCGGTTGCCACCGCCCCTGTGGTGGCCAATCCAAGGACTGGTAGCAGTACTTCGACTCGTCCGCCTGTGCAGACCCAACAACCGGTCGTCCGCCCTCAAACGTCAGCACCGCAACCGGTGGTGACCACGCCAGTAACTCCGTCAAACACGTCTACTACGCGCTCTGCAGCCGGTTGGGTGTGGCCCGCGAACGGCCCTCTGATCGGGCGTTTTTCGTCAAACGGCAGTTTGAATAAAGGGATTGATATCGCTGGGGAATTAGGCCAGCCTGTCTTGGCTGCGTCAGACGGATCAGTTGTTTATGCCGGAAGTGGATTACGGGGCTACGGCGAATTGGTCATCATCAAACACAGCGATACCTACGTAAGCGCCTATGGTCATAACCGCAGGTTGCTGGTGCGGGAGGGACAGCAGGTCAAGGTCGGGCAGACAATTGCCGAGATGGGCTCAACGGGGACTGACCGGGTGAAGCTTCATTTTGAAATTCGCCGTCAAGGTAAACCTGTAGATCCGCTGCAATACCTGCCACGTCGTTGA
- a CDS encoding protein-L-isoaspartate(D-aspartate) O-methyltransferase — MSREQDDLMRRGIGMTSQRTRERLIQRLYEEGLSNARVLETIRRTPRHLFVDEALAHRAYEDTALPIGHNQTISQPYMVARMTELLLAAGPLDKVLEIGTGSGYQTAILAQLVERVFSVERIQVLQDKAKERLAVLNLRNVVFRWGDGWEGWPALAPYNGIIVTAAAADVPQALLDQLAPGGRLVIPVGAGDVQQLMLIIREEQGFTRHVLDAVRFVPLLSGPLA, encoded by the coding sequence ATGTCCCGGGAACAGGACGACCTGATGCGCCGCGGGATCGGCATGACCTCCCAGCGCACCCGTGAGCGCCTTATCCAGCGTCTGTACGAGGAAGGGCTGTCCAACGCCCGTGTGCTCGAAACCATTCGCCGGACACCGCGTCACCTGTTCGTCGATGAGGCGCTTGCCCATCGCGCCTACGAAGACACCGCGCTGCCGATCGGGCACAACCAGACCATCTCCCAGCCTTACATGGTTGCACGGATGACTGAGCTGCTGCTGGCGGCGGGGCCGCTCGACAAGGTGCTGGAGATCGGTACCGGCTCGGGCTACCAGACCGCGATCCTTGCGCAACTGGTCGAGCGGGTGTTTTCCGTGGAGCGCATCCAGGTCCTGCAGGACAAGGCCAAGGAGCGTCTGGCGGTACTCAACCTGCGCAACGTGGTTTTCCGCTGGGGTGACGGTTGGGAAGGCTGGCCGGCGCTGGCTCCCTATAACGGCATCATCGTCACGGCCGCCGCCGCGGATGTACCCCAGGCACTGCTGGACCAACTGGCTCCGGGTGGGCGCCTGGTGATTCCGGTCGGCGCCGGCGATGTCCAGCAACTGATGCTGATCATTCGCGAAGAGCAGGGCTTCACCCGCCACGTACTCGATGCGGTGCGTTTCGTTCCTTTGCTGAGCGGGCCCCTGGCCTGA
- the surE gene encoding 5'/3'-nucleotidase SurE: MRILISNDDGVNAPGLAALHGALKDYAECVVIAPDQDKSGASSSLTLDRPLHPSTLENGFISLNGTPTDCVHLGLNGLLEELPDMVVSGINLGANLGDDVLYSGTVAAALEGRFLGLPAFAFSLLSRQADNLPAAAYIARRLVAAHDRLDLPLRTVLNVNIPNLPLERIRGIQLTRLGHRARAAAPVKVVNPRGKEGYWISAAGDAEDGGPGTDFHAVMQGYVSITPLQLDRTFNEAFQGLDSWLEGLL, translated from the coding sequence ATGCGCATTCTGATTTCCAACGACGACGGGGTGAACGCACCCGGTCTCGCCGCTCTGCATGGTGCGCTCAAGGATTACGCCGAATGCGTGGTCATCGCACCGGACCAGGACAAGAGTGGTGCCAGCAGTTCCCTGACCCTGGACCGCCCGCTTCACCCCAGCACGCTGGAGAATGGATTCATCAGCCTCAACGGCACGCCGACCGATTGCGTCCATCTCGGACTCAACGGCCTGCTCGAGGAGCTGCCGGATATGGTGGTGTCGGGCATCAACCTCGGTGCCAACCTGGGTGACGACGTGCTCTATTCGGGCACCGTGGCCGCCGCTTTGGAAGGGCGCTTCCTCGGCTTGCCGGCGTTCGCCTTTTCGCTGTTGTCGCGCCAGGCGGACAACCTGCCCGCTGCTGCCTATATCGCACGCCGGCTGGTGGCCGCCCATGATCGGCTCGACCTGCCGCTGCGCACCGTGCTCAACGTGAACATTCCCAACCTTCCGCTGGAGCGCATCCGCGGAATCCAGCTGACCCGCCTTGGCCATCGCGCGCGCGCGGCCGCTCCGGTGAAGGTGGTCAATCCACGGGGCAAGGAGGGATACTGGATATCCGCGGCCGGTGACGCCGAAGACGGCGGTCCGGGCACGGATTTCCACGCGGTGATGCAGGGTTACGTGTCCATCACGCCCCTGCAGCTCGATCGGACTTTCAACGAGGCCTTCCAGGGTCTCGATAGCTGGTTGGAGGGCCTGCTCTGA
- the truD gene encoding tRNA pseudouridine(13) synthase TruD, translating to MTELELLGPRAHGEPLGQAQLKAVAEDFQVDEVLDIPLEGEGEHLWLWVEKRELNTEEAARRIARAAGVPLKVVSYAGLKDRQALTRQWFSLHLPGKADPDLSAAENASLRILKSVRHKRKLQRGAHSANGFTLRLTRLVADREALDARLKRLAEVGVPNYFGLQRFGHGGGNVIDARNFAERKELPVQRNVRSRLLSAGRSFVFNRVLAERIAAGTWNQAQVGDLLAFTDSRSFFMAGEAECNDPRLALLDLHPTGPLWGEGDSPAQGQAHALEAAAAAGEKALCHWLAEAGMAHERRILRLPIGGLTWHYPEPDVLQLEFVLPAGCFATAVVRELVDLLPAGQTENPCAF from the coding sequence ATGACCGAACTCGAACTGTTGGGCCCGCGTGCCCATGGCGAACCCCTTGGACAAGCGCAGCTGAAAGCCGTGGCGGAGGACTTCCAGGTCGACGAAGTTCTGGATATCCCGCTGGAAGGCGAGGGTGAACACCTCTGGCTCTGGGTGGAGAAGCGCGAGTTGAACACAGAGGAGGCGGCGCGGCGTATCGCCCGTGCGGCTGGTGTGCCGTTGAAGGTGGTCAGCTACGCGGGGCTCAAGGATCGCCAGGCACTGACTCGTCAATGGTTCAGCCTGCACTTGCCGGGGAAGGCCGATCCGGACCTGTCCGCCGCCGAGAATGCCAGCCTGCGAATCCTCAAGAGCGTCCGCCACAAGCGCAAGCTGCAACGTGGTGCCCATTCCGCCAACGGATTCACCCTGCGCCTGACCCGCCTGGTCGCTGACAGAGAGGCACTGGACGCACGCCTGAAGCGGCTCGCCGAGGTCGGAGTACCCAACTACTTCGGCCTGCAGCGCTTCGGTCATGGCGGCGGCAACGTGATCGACGCCCGCAACTTCGCCGAACGCAAGGAACTGCCGGTACAACGGAATGTGCGTTCGCGCCTGCTCTCCGCCGGGCGCAGCTTCGTCTTCAACCGGGTGCTGGCCGAGCGTATCGCCGCGGGTACCTGGAACCAGGCACAGGTCGGTGATCTGCTCGCTTTCACCGACAGCCGCAGCTTTTTCATGGCGGGTGAGGCCGAGTGCAATGACCCGCGTCTCGCTCTGCTCGACCTGCACCCGACCGGCCCACTCTGGGGCGAAGGGGATTCACCTGCCCAGGGACAGGCCCATGCGCTGGAAGCGGCGGCAGCCGCGGGCGAGAAGGCACTTTGCCACTGGCTGGCAGAAGCGGGAATGGCGCACGAACGGCGCATCCTGCGCCTCCCCATCGGCGGTCTGACGTGGCATTATCCCGAGCCTGACGTTCTGCAACTGGAATTCGTCCTGCCGGCTGGATGCTTCGCCACCGCAGTGGTGCGTGAGCTCGTCGATCTGCTGCCGGCAGGGCAGACGGAAAACCCATGCGCATTCTGA
- the ispF gene encoding 2-C-methyl-D-erythritol 2,4-cyclodiphosphate synthase produces the protein MRIGHGYDVHRFGDGDFITLGGVRIPHKFGLVAHSDGDVLLHALSDALLGAAALGDIGKHFPDTDPQFKGADSRALLRHVVSLVKAKGWKVGNVDGTIVAQAPKMAPHIEAMRANIAADLEVEPDQVNVKATTTEKLGFTGREEGIAVHAVALLLPA, from the coding sequence ATGCGAATTGGCCACGGCTACGACGTACACCGCTTCGGCGATGGTGATTTCATCACCTTGGGCGGTGTGCGTATTCCACACAAGTTCGGACTCGTTGCCCATTCCGATGGCGACGTGCTGCTGCATGCGCTGTCCGATGCGCTGCTGGGCGCAGCCGCGCTGGGCGACATCGGCAAGCACTTCCCGGATACCGACCCGCAGTTCAAGGGCGCCGACAGCCGCGCCTTGCTGCGCCATGTGGTGTCCCTGGTGAAGGCCAAGGGCTGGAAGGTCGGCAACGTCGACGGAACCATCGTCGCCCAGGCGCCGAAGATGGCGCCGCATATCGAGGCCATGCGCGCGAACATCGCCGCCGACCTGGAGGTCGAACCGGACCAGGTCAACGTCAAGGCCACCACCACCGAAAAGCTCGGCTTCACCGGTCGTGAGGAGGGCATCGCCGTGCATGCGGTGGCCCTGCTGTTGCCCGCATGA
- the fghA gene encoding S-formylglutathione hydrolase, translating into MTLEIVSSNKSFGGWHKRYRHRSTSLNCDMVFAVYLPPQAEQGAKLPVLYWLSGLTCTDENFMQKAGAQRLAAEFGLIIVAPDTSPRGAEVPGDPDNAWDFGLGAGFYLNATQEPYARHYRMHDYVVHELPALIEANFPVSGKRGISGHSMGGHGALVCALRNPGRYQSLSAFAPISNPMACPWGEKAFSRYLGDDRGRWREWDASVLIAEATERLPILVDQGDRDDFLATQLKPEVLQAAAKAAAHPLTLRLQPGYDHSYYFIASFIGDHLKHHAEALKG; encoded by the coding sequence ATGACCCTCGAAATCGTATCCAGCAACAAGAGCTTCGGCGGCTGGCACAAGCGCTACCGTCACCGCTCCACCAGCCTGAACTGCGACATGGTGTTCGCCGTGTACCTGCCACCCCAGGCGGAGCAGGGCGCGAAGCTGCCGGTGCTCTACTGGCTGTCGGGGCTGACCTGCACCGACGAGAACTTCATGCAGAAAGCCGGTGCGCAGCGCCTGGCCGCGGAATTCGGACTGATCATCGTCGCTCCGGACACCAGTCCCCGCGGCGCCGAGGTACCCGGCGACCCGGACAATGCCTGGGACTTCGGCCTGGGCGCGGGCTTCTACCTGAACGCCACCCAGGAACCCTATGCGCGCCACTACCGCATGCATGACTACGTGGTGCACGAGCTGCCGGCGCTGATCGAGGCCAACTTCCCGGTGTCCGGGAAGCGCGGTATCAGCGGCCACTCCATGGGCGGCCACGGCGCGCTGGTGTGCGCCTTGCGCAATCCGGGGCGTTATCAGTCGCTGTCGGCATTCGCGCCGATCAGTAACCCGATGGCTTGTCCTTGGGGCGAAAAGGCCTTCAGCCGCTACCTGGGGGACGATCGCGGCCGTTGGCGTGAATGGGATGCGAGCGTGCTGATTGCCGAGGCCACCGAACGCTTGCCGATTCTGGTGGACCAGGGCGACCGCGATGACTTCCTCGCCACCCAGCTCAAACCCGAGGTGCTGCAAGCAGCGGCCAAGGCGGCGGCGCATCCGCTGACCCTGCGCCTGCAGCCGGGCTACGACCACAGCTACTACTTCATCGCCAGTTTCATCGGCGATCACCTGAAGCATCACGCCGAGGCCCTGAAGGGCTAA
- a CDS encoding S-(hydroxymethyl)glutathione dehydrogenase/class III alcohol dehydrogenase translates to MIKSRAAVAFAPNQPLQIVEVDVAPPKAGEVLVRIVATGVCHTDAYTLSGADSEGVFPCILGHEGGGIVEAVGEGVTSLAVGDHVIPLYTAECRECKFCKSGKTNLCQKVRATQGKGLMPDGTSRFSYNGQPIYHYMGCSTFSEYTVLPEISLAKIPKDAPLEKVCLLGCGVTTGIGAVLNTAKVEEGATVAIFGLGGIGLAAIIGAKMAKASRIIAIDINPEKFTVARELGATDFVNPKEHSKPIQDVIVEMTDGGVDYSFECVGNVDLMRAALECCHKGWGESVIIGVAPAGTEIKTRPFQLVTGRVWRGSAFGGVKGRTELPSYVEKAQKGEIPLDTFITHTMGLDDINKAFDLMHEGKSIRSVVHY, encoded by the coding sequence ATGATCAAGTCCCGTGCCGCTGTGGCCTTTGCGCCCAACCAGCCGCTGCAGATCGTCGAAGTGGACGTTGCCCCGCCCAAGGCTGGCGAAGTCCTGGTGCGGATCGTGGCCACCGGCGTTTGCCACACCGATGCCTACACCCTGTCCGGTGCGGATTCCGAGGGCGTGTTCCCCTGCATCCTCGGTCACGAAGGCGGCGGCATCGTCGAAGCGGTAGGCGAGGGCGTCACTTCGCTGGCGGTCGGCGACCACGTGATCCCGCTCTACACGGCCGAATGCCGCGAGTGCAAATTCTGTAAATCCGGCAAGACCAACCTGTGCCAGAAGGTGCGCGCCACCCAGGGCAAGGGCCTGATGCCGGACGGCACTTCGCGCTTCAGCTACAACGGCCAGCCGATCTACCACTACATGGGCTGTTCGACCTTCTCCGAGTACACCGTCCTGCCGGAAATCTCCCTGGCGAAGATTCCGAAGGACGCGCCGCTGGAAAAGGTCTGCCTGCTGGGTTGCGGCGTGACCACCGGCATCGGCGCCGTGCTCAACACCGCCAAGGTGGAGGAGGGCGCGACCGTGGCCATCTTCGGCCTGGGCGGTATCGGCCTGGCGGCGATCATCGGCGCGAAGATGGCCAAGGCCTCGCGCATCATCGCCATCGACATCAACCCGGAGAAGTTCACGGTGGCCCGTGAGCTGGGCGCCACCGACTTCGTCAATCCGAAGGAGCACAGCAAGCCGATCCAGGATGTCATCGTCGAGATGACCGATGGCGGTGTCGACTACAGCTTCGAGTGCGTTGGCAATGTCGACCTGATGCGCGCGGCGCTGGAGTGCTGCCACAAGGGCTGGGGCGAGTCCGTGATCATTGGTGTGGCGCCGGCTGGCACCGAGATCAAGACCCGTCCGTTCCAGCTGGTGACTGGCCGCGTCTGGCGCGGTTCGGCTTTCGGCGGCGTGAAAGGCCGTACCGAACTGCCGAGCTACGTGGAGAAGGCGCAGAAGGGCGAGATACCGCTGGACACCTTCATCACTCACACCATGGGGCTGGACGATATCAACAAGGCCTTCGACCTGATGCACGAAGGCAAGAGCATTCGCTCGGTCGTCCACTACTGA
- a CDS encoding LysR substrate-binding domain-containing protein translates to MSRWEGLDEFVAVAETGQFTAAAERLGISSSHVSRQIARLEERLQTRLFYRSTRKVALTEAGQTFLQHCQRLMDAREEALRAVSDLTSEPKGLLRMTCAVAYGERFIVPLVNEFMARHPQLRVEIELSNRTLDLVHEGLDVAIRLGRLQDSRLVATRLAPRVMYLCAAPAYLERYGRPHSLSELARHNCLVGSSDHWDFLQQGREHAIRVQGNWRCNSGQAVLDAALRGFGLCQLPDYYVLEHLQSGALVSLLEQHRPPNTAVWALYPQQRHLSPKVRQLVDLLKEGLAQRPEYAAAQLRLDQR, encoded by the coding sequence ATGAGTCGCTGGGAAGGCCTGGACGAGTTCGTTGCGGTTGCAGAGACAGGCCAGTTCACGGCTGCGGCGGAGCGCCTGGGCATCTCTTCGTCCCACGTCAGCCGGCAGATCGCCCGTCTCGAAGAACGCCTGCAGACTCGCCTGTTCTACCGCAGCACACGCAAGGTCGCGCTCACCGAAGCCGGACAGACCTTCCTGCAGCACTGCCAGCGCCTGATGGACGCCCGCGAGGAAGCGCTGCGCGCAGTCAGCGACCTGACCAGCGAGCCCAAGGGTCTGCTGCGCATGACCTGCGCGGTGGCCTATGGCGAGCGCTTCATCGTGCCGCTGGTGAATGAGTTCATGGCGCGACACCCGCAGCTGCGGGTGGAGATCGAACTGAGCAACCGCACCCTGGACCTGGTGCACGAAGGCCTGGACGTGGCCATCCGCCTGGGTCGCCTGCAGGACTCGCGACTGGTGGCGACGCGCCTGGCGCCGCGGGTCATGTACCTGTGCGCAGCACCCGCCTACCTGGAGCGCTATGGCCGCCCCCATAGCCTTTCGGAACTGGCCCGGCACAACTGCCTGGTCGGCAGCTCGGACCACTGGGATTTCCTGCAGCAGGGTCGCGAACATGCCATCCGCGTCCAGGGAAACTGGCGCTGCAACAGCGGCCAGGCGGTGCTGGATGCCGCCCTGCGGGGTTTCGGCCTGTGCCAGTTGCCCGATTACTACGTGCTGGAGCACCTGCAAAGCGGCGCCCTGGTGTCACTGCTGGAACAGCACCGCCCGCCGAACACCGCGGTCTGGGCACTTTATCCACAGCAACGGCACCTCTCACCCAAGGTGCGGCAACTGGTGGATCTGCTGAAGGAAGGGCTGGCCCAACGGCCGGAGTACGCGGCTGCTCAGCTGCGACTCGACCAACGCTGA
- the ispD gene encoding 2-C-methyl-D-erythritol 4-phosphate cytidylyltransferase: MNQADTPFFWAVIPAAGVGARMRADRPKQYLELAGRTILEHSLDCFLDHPQLKGLVISLSVDDPYWPALPCASDERIIRADGGKERADSVLSALLRLAENGARAHDWVLVHDAARPNLSRFDLDLLLAELADDPVGGLLAVPARDTLKRVGADGRVAETVDRSLIWQAYTPQMFRFGALHRALADALVAGVAITDEASAMEWAGNAPKLVEGRADNLKITRPEDLDWLRQRWSSRS; this comes from the coding sequence ATGAACCAGGCCGATACTCCCTTCTTCTGGGCGGTGATCCCCGCCGCCGGCGTCGGTGCCCGCATGCGCGCCGACCGTCCCAAGCAATACCTCGAGCTTGCAGGACGCACCATTCTCGAACATAGCCTCGATTGCTTTCTCGACCATCCGCAGCTCAAGGGGCTGGTGATCAGTCTTTCGGTGGATGATCCCTACTGGCCGGCGCTGCCGTGTGCCAGTGACGAGCGCATCATCCGCGCCGACGGCGGCAAGGAGCGTGCGGACTCGGTGCTCAGTGCCTTGCTGCGACTGGCCGAAAACGGTGCCCGGGCACACGACTGGGTGCTGGTGCATGACGCGGCGCGGCCGAACCTGTCGCGTTTCGATCTCGACCTGTTGCTCGCCGAACTGGCCGACGACCCGGTGGGAGGCCTGCTAGCCGTTCCCGCGCGGGATACCCTCAAGCGCGTTGGCGCAGACGGGCGAGTGGCGGAAACCGTCGATCGCAGCCTGATCTGGCAGGCCTACACGCCGCAGATGTTCCGCTTCGGCGCACTGCATCGTGCTTTGGCCGATGCCCTGGTAGCTGGCGTCGCCATCACCGACGAAGCCTCCGCCATGGAGTGGGCCGGCAACGCGCCCAAGCTGGTGGAAGGCCGCGCGGACAACCTCAAGATCACTCGCCCTGAAGACCTCGACTGGCTGCGTCAGCGTTGGTCGAGTCGCAGCTGA
- the ftsB gene encoding cell division protein FtsB: MTRPNTYWLFVVLILLLAGLQYRLWVGDGSLAQVQDLQRQIAEQQGENERLLERNRILEAEVMELKKGMETVEERARHELGMVKEGETLYQIAE; encoded by the coding sequence ATGACTCGCCCTAACACTTACTGGTTGTTCGTTGTCCTCATCCTGCTGCTGGCTGGCCTGCAGTATCGACTGTGGGTGGGTGACGGCAGCCTGGCGCAAGTCCAGGACCTGCAACGGCAGATCGCCGAGCAGCAAGGCGAGAACGAGCGCCTGCTGGAGCGCAACCGCATCCTCGAAGCGGAAGTGATGGAGCTGAAAAAGGGTATGGAGACTGTCGAGGAGCGTGCCCGCCACGAGCTGGGTATGGTCAAGGAAGGCGAAACCCTCTACCAGATTGCCGAATGA
- the eno gene encoding phosphopyruvate hydratase, with the protein MAKIVDIKGREVLDSRGNPTVEADVILESGIVGSACAPSGASTGSREALELRDGDKSRYLGKGVLKAVANINGPIRDLLLGKDAADQKALDRAMIELDGTENKAKLGANAILAVSLAAAKAAAQAKGVPLYAHIADLNGTPGQYSMPVPMMNIINGGEHADNNVDIQEFMVQPVGAKNFADALRMGAEIFHHLKAVLKARGLNTAVGDEGGFAPNLASNEDALAAIAEAVANAGYKLGTDVTLALDCASSEFFKDGKYDLAGEGKVFDAAGFADYLAGLTQRYPIISIEDGMDESDWAGWKGLTDKIGAKVQLVGDDLFVTNTKILKEGIEKSIGNSILIKFNQIGSLTETLEAIQMAKAAGYTAVISHRSGETEDSTIADLAVGTAAGQIKTGSLCRSDRVSKYNQLLRIEEQLGEKAPYRGRAEFRG; encoded by the coding sequence ATGGCAAAGATCGTCGACATCAAGGGCCGCGAGGTTCTGGACTCCCGTGGCAACCCCACCGTGGAAGCCGATGTGATCCTCGAGAGCGGCATCGTAGGCAGCGCTTGCGCGCCGTCCGGTGCTTCCACCGGTTCCCGCGAGGCACTGGAACTGCGTGATGGCGACAAGAGCCGTTACCTGGGCAAGGGCGTTCTGAAGGCCGTGGCCAACATCAACGGCCCGATCCGCGACCTGCTGCTGGGCAAGGACGCTGCTGACCAGAAAGCCCTGGACCGCGCCATGATCGAACTGGACGGTACCGAGAACAAGGCCAAGCTGGGCGCCAACGCCATCCTCGCCGTGTCCCTGGCCGCCGCCAAGGCCGCTGCCCAGGCCAAAGGCGTACCGCTCTACGCCCACATCGCCGACCTGAACGGCACCCCCGGCCAGTACTCCATGCCGGTACCGATGATGAACATCATCAACGGTGGCGAGCACGCCGATAACAACGTCGACATCCAGGAGTTCATGGTGCAGCCGGTTGGCGCCAAGAACTTCGCCGACGCCCTGCGTATGGGCGCCGAGATCTTCCACCACCTCAAAGCCGTGCTGAAGGCCCGTGGCCTGAACACCGCCGTAGGTGACGAGGGTGGTTTCGCCCCGAACCTGGCCTCCAACGAAGACGCCCTGGCCGCCATCGCCGAAGCCGTTGCCAACGCCGGCTACAAGCTGGGCACCGACGTGACCCTGGCCCTGGACTGCGCTTCCAGCGAATTCTTCAAGGATGGCAAGTACGACCTGGCCGGTGAAGGCAAGGTGTTCGACGCCGCCGGTTTCGCCGACTACCTGGCCGGCCTGACCCAGCGTTACCCGATCATCTCCATCGAAGACGGCATGGACGAGTCCGACTGGGCTGGCTGGAAAGGCCTGACCGACAAGATCGGTGCCAAGGTTCAGCTGGTCGGTGACGACCTGTTCGTGACCAACACCAAGATCCTCAAGGAAGGCATCGAGAAGAGCATCGGTAACTCGATCCTGATCAAGTTCAACCAGATCGGCTCCCTGACCGAAACCCTGGAAGCCATCCAGATGGCCAAGGCTGCCGGTTACACCGCGGTGATTTCCCACCGTTCCGGTGAGACCGAGGACAGCACCATCGCCGACCTGGCCGTTGGCACCGCCGCCGGTCAGATCAAGACCGGTTCCCTGTGCCGTTCCGACCGCGTGTCCAAGTACAACCAGCTGCTGCGTATCGAAGAGCAACTGGGCGAGAAGGCTCCCTACCGCGGCCGTGCGGAATTCCGTGGCTAA